From a region of the Panicum virgatum strain AP13 chromosome 2K, P.virgatum_v5, whole genome shotgun sequence genome:
- the LOC120692992 gene encoding GDSL esterase/lipase At4g10955-like — protein MAMAQQASLSCSTATWRELTNTSWRDDDYRRMVMAYLIEAVYLLELERQERRDAAAVAQQWWKPFQYRLAHELVDERDGSVFGAIFERDPHVDAAGRPSPSGAPSAVVAFRGTLLRVPTIRRDVEDELRLLARNSLRGSARLSRALQALRATIDRFGSENVCVCGHSLGAGFARQVGRMLMASSPRHPRQQPQQQQAAAASLEFHLFNAPYLSLPKGVRSVVKTADCLLKALRSGAATVGRWHGKALRNVAYANCILGYTRLESSRKL, from the exons ATGGCAATGGCGCAGCAAGCGAGCTTGTCCTGCTCGACTGCTACATGGAGAGAGCTCACCAACACGAGCTG GAGGGACGACGACTACAGGCGCATGGTGATGGCGTACCTGATCGAGGCGGTGTAcctgctggagctggagcggCAGGAGCgccgggacgcggcggcggtggcgcagcaGTGGTGGAAGCCGTTCCAGTACCGCCTGGCGCACGAGCTGGTGGACGAGCGCGACGGCTCCGTGTTCGGGGCCATCTTCGAGCGGGACCCCCacgtcgacgccgccggccggccgagcCCCAGCGGCGCCCCGAGCGCCGTCGTCGCGTTCCGGGGCACGCTGCTGCGCGTGCCCACCATCCGCCGCGACGTCGAGGACGAGCTCCGCCTCCTGGCCCGGAACAGCCTCCGCGGCTCCGCGCGCCTCTCCCGCGCCCTGCAGGCGCTCAGGGCCACCATCGACAGGTTCGGCTCCGAGAACGTGTGCGTCTGCGGCCACTCCCTGGGCGCCGGCTTCGCGCGCCAGGTCGGCCGGATGCTCATGGCCTCGTCGCCGCGGCACCCGcgccagcagccgcagcagcagcaggccgccgccgcgtcgctcgAGTTCCACCTCTTCAACGCGCCCTACCTGTCCCTGCCCAAGGGCGTCCGGAGCGTGGTCAAGACGGCCGACTGCCTGCTCAAGGCGCTCcggtccggcgccgccaccgtcggcagGTGGCACGGCAAGGCGCTCCGGAACGTGGCTTACGCCAACTGCATCCTCGGGTACACCAGGCTCGAGAGCAGCAGGAAGTTGTGA